A stretch of the Vibrio aquimaris genome encodes the following:
- a CDS encoding immune inhibitor A domain-containing protein, with product MACIRKTLLATAVMALFSASGNAKTPIDLGVINEEKIIEMLERKGILDENSSVEEQKLALNNYLNKKLGNNFQGDAQFGKKALAQRAKILKSIETNKGQHKAHVFAFDLSDKRTDKVLAVLVDFPDLPWNENRLTSEHTDMLYDSYQPEHYQSLLFSDTGYTGPNGENLISMRQYYESESGKSYSVAGQAAGWYRASKEAAFYGGNSPSTDNDLNAQELVREALNQLAQDPSINLADYDIEDRYDYDQDGDYREPDGVIDHLMVFHSSVGEEAGGGVLKDDAIWSHRYNLGKYHVLQGTSSTVPSRFGGSYAAFDYTIQPIDAAAGVCAHEYGHDLGLPDEYDTQYTGKGEPVSYWSIMSSGSWAGKIGGTQPTAFSSWAKQYLQESIGGKWLINQTISVDDLTDEGEDITLHQTIDNDKQNMVRIDLPIKRTTGQKPYSGSYGFHSGKGDDLKNSMSREVALPEATNIKLVFKAWYQIEKDYDFARVLINDQQIEGSITTLDDPNTTDLVPAISGESDGWVDAEFDLSNWSGQTITLGFDYITDGGLAMEGLHIDNIEIIADGVATLIDDGEAESSFALNGYRLNNGFNESPHYYLLQWRSHNDVDEGLNNIKRFGSLMSFEPGLIVWYVDNSMTDNWVGKHPGEGWLGVVDADQNAMIWENSGSAAQTRYQLRDASFSLQDQAPMTLENKEGDILRDVSLLGNAYFADNEDYSNPQAPDAGRLLAEHGVAIEVIEQAADNTYGVIRVSKTPEPNQLPIAAFSLTVDGMTVTASNMSSDPDGSIVDYLWDFGNGETSKEASPNWTYLNDGRYTVSLTVTDDRGDQHTTTETIFAEDDNILPEATAKYIHLGRLVTMWSTSTDADGRIVDTEWVLPNGDIKRGRMFTALFPSYGEHQVRLTVMDDKGDKVSTLIDVEL from the coding sequence ATGGCTTGCATAAGGAAAACATTGCTAGCAACAGCAGTGATGGCATTATTTAGTGCCAGTGGTAACGCGAAGACACCTATTGACCTAGGTGTTATTAACGAAGAGAAAATTATCGAGATGCTAGAAAGAAAAGGCATTCTTGATGAAAATTCTTCAGTCGAAGAGCAGAAGCTTGCTCTTAATAACTACTTAAATAAAAAACTCGGTAATAATTTTCAAGGAGATGCTCAGTTCGGCAAAAAAGCACTTGCACAAAGAGCGAAGATATTAAAGTCAATAGAAACCAATAAAGGTCAACATAAAGCACATGTATTTGCTTTTGATCTATCAGATAAACGTACTGATAAAGTTTTAGCTGTACTGGTCGATTTTCCGGATCTTCCTTGGAATGAGAACAGACTCACTTCTGAACACACTGATATGCTCTACGATAGCTATCAGCCAGAACACTACCAAAGCCTACTTTTCTCCGATACTGGTTATACTGGCCCGAATGGAGAAAACCTTATCTCCATGCGCCAATACTATGAAAGTGAATCAGGTAAAAGTTACAGCGTAGCCGGACAGGCTGCAGGTTGGTATCGAGCATCAAAAGAAGCCGCATTTTATGGCGGAAACTCTCCTTCTACAGACAACGATCTCAATGCTCAAGAGCTAGTTCGTGAAGCTCTAAATCAACTCGCTCAAGATCCTAGCATTAACCTCGCCGATTATGACATTGAAGACAGATATGACTATGACCAAGATGGTGACTACCGTGAACCAGATGGCGTAATAGACCATTTAATGGTTTTCCATTCATCCGTGGGTGAAGAAGCAGGTGGCGGCGTATTAAAAGACGATGCCATTTGGTCACACAGATATAACCTCGGAAAGTATCATGTCTTGCAAGGTACCAGCAGCACCGTACCAAGCCGCTTTGGCGGTAGTTATGCTGCATTCGATTATACAATCCAGCCCATTGATGCCGCCGCTGGTGTCTGTGCTCACGAATACGGCCATGACTTAGGCCTGCCTGATGAATATGATACTCAATATACAGGTAAAGGTGAGCCGGTATCCTACTGGTCCATTATGTCGTCTGGTAGCTGGGCTGGTAAAATTGGTGGCACTCAACCTACCGCATTTAGCTCTTGGGCAAAACAATACTTACAAGAGTCAATCGGAGGAAAGTGGCTCATAAATCAAACCATTTCCGTTGATGATTTAACAGATGAAGGAGAGGACATCACACTTCATCAAACCATAGACAATGACAAACAAAACATGGTTCGTATTGATCTTCCGATTAAACGTACCACTGGGCAAAAACCTTACTCTGGTAGCTATGGTTTCCATTCGGGCAAAGGAGATGATCTCAAAAACTCAATGTCACGTGAAGTGGCTTTACCAGAAGCAACCAATATAAAACTGGTATTTAAAGCATGGTATCAGATTGAGAAAGACTATGATTTTGCTAGGGTTTTGATCAACGATCAGCAAATTGAAGGAAGTATTACCACACTAGACGATCCTAATACCACTGATCTCGTTCCTGCTATTTCAGGTGAGTCTGATGGTTGGGTCGATGCAGAATTTGATCTTTCAAACTGGTCTGGACAAACCATCACACTCGGTTTTGATTACATTACTGATGGTGGCTTAGCAATGGAAGGGCTACATATCGATAACATTGAAATCATCGCCGATGGCGTAGCAACCCTAATCGATGATGGAGAAGCTGAATCTAGTTTTGCACTCAATGGTTACCGATTAAATAACGGCTTCAACGAGTCACCCCACTACTATTTGCTACAATGGCGCAGTCACAATGATGTTGATGAAGGGCTTAATAATATCAAGCGCTTTGGAAGCTTAATGTCCTTTGAGCCTGGCCTTATCGTCTGGTACGTTGATAACTCAATGACCGATAACTGGGTCGGCAAACACCCAGGAGAAGGCTGGCTAGGCGTTGTCGATGCAGACCAAAATGCAATGATTTGGGAAAATTCGGGCTCGGCTGCTCAAACTCGCTATCAATTGCGTGATGCAAGCTTCTCACTTCAAGATCAGGCGCCTATGACTCTTGAGAATAAAGAAGGAGATATACTGCGTGATGTTAGTCTTCTAGGCAATGCCTACTTTGCTGACAACGAAGACTACTCTAACCCTCAAGCACCAGATGCTGGTAGATTACTTGCCGAACACGGTGTTGCAATCGAGGTTATCGAGCAAGCGGCTGATAATACCTACGGTGTGATTCGAGTATCAAAAACACCAGAGCCTAATCAGCTTCCCATCGCTGCATTTAGTTTAACGGTCGATGGAATGACAGTGACAGCAAGTAACATGAGTTCAGATCCTGACGGCAGTATTGTCGATTACTTATGGGACTTTGGTAATGGTGAAACAAGCAAAGAAGCGTCTCCTAATTGGACTTATCTCAATGATGGTCGTTATACAGTGTCTTTAACCGTTACTGATGACCGTGGCGATCAGCACACAACAACAGAAACAATTTTTGCTGAAGATGACAATATTTTACCAGAGGCAACAGCTAAGTATATACACCTAGGCCGCTTGGTGACTATGTGGTCGACAAGTACAGATGCCGACGGACGTATTGTTGATACTGAATGGGTTTTACCAAACGGTGACATCAAACGAGGACGTATGTTCACAGCTCTATTCCCAAGTTATGGAGAACATCAAGTTCGCTTAACCGTTATGGATGACAAAGGTGACAAAGTCAGCACATTAATAGACGTCGAACTATAG
- the trpS gene encoding tryptophan--tRNA ligase, with protein sequence MTNQHSKIQNQIILTGDRATGPLHLGHYVGSLRQRVTLQNYNDQTILVADMQGLTDNANTPSKVSSNILNVVADYLAVGIDPAQTTICLQSQLPALSEITMYYSNLVTIARLERNPTVKAEINNKGFNRSVPAGFLTYPISQAADITAFNASLVPVGDDQLPMLEQTNEIVRKVNSLAGKKVLSECQPLLSKSSRLPNTDGRTKMSKTMGNAINLGSSPDEITAAVKSMYTDPMHINIKDPGKVEGNVVFTYLDAFHPDGAYIESLKEHYRTGGLGDATTKRILDECLQEILKPIRQERSRLLSEPSYLLQVLEQGSRIAKSKTERTLHRIKEVFGLNLFNLE encoded by the coding sequence ATGACAAATCAGCATAGTAAAATTCAAAACCAGATCATATTAACAGGCGACCGAGCTACAGGACCTCTGCATTTAGGTCACTATGTTGGTTCGCTGCGGCAAAGAGTTACACTACAAAATTATAACGATCAAACAATACTTGTCGCAGATATGCAGGGCTTAACCGACAATGCCAACACCCCTTCTAAAGTCTCTTCCAACATTCTTAATGTTGTGGCTGATTACTTAGCCGTAGGTATCGATCCAGCACAAACCACTATCTGTTTACAATCGCAGCTCCCTGCACTTTCCGAAATCACAATGTACTACAGCAATTTAGTCACCATCGCGAGACTTGAACGCAATCCAACCGTAAAAGCCGAAATTAATAACAAAGGATTTAATCGATCAGTGCCCGCAGGTTTCTTGACCTATCCAATATCTCAAGCAGCTGATATAACGGCATTTAATGCGTCACTGGTCCCTGTCGGAGATGACCAGTTACCCATGCTCGAACAAACCAATGAAATCGTCAGAAAAGTAAATTCGCTGGCTGGAAAGAAGGTACTAAGTGAATGTCAGCCATTACTCAGTAAGTCCTCACGGTTACCAAATACTGATGGCAGAACAAAAATGTCAAAAACCATGGGCAATGCGATTAATCTTGGCTCTAGTCCTGATGAAATTACTGCTGCTGTAAAATCTATGTATACCGATCCGATGCACATTAACATTAAAGATCCAGGTAAAGTTGAAGGCAATGTCGTCTTTACCTATCTTGATGCTTTTCACCCTGATGGCGCTTACATAGAATCATTAAAAGAGCACTATCGTACTGGTGGCTTGGGAGACGCTACAACCAAGCGTATTTTAGATGAATGTTTACAAGAAATATTGAAACCAATCCGACAAGAGCGCAGTAGATTACTCTCTGAGCCAAGTTACCTTTTACAAGTGTTAGAGCAAGGCAGCAGAATAGCTAAGAGTAAAACCGAGCGCACATTACATAGAATAAAAGAGGTATTTGGGTTGAATTTATTTAACCTCGAATAA
- a CDS encoding DMT family transporter, whose amino-acid sequence MNSKSVSCLLFISVCLIWGTTWFAMEVALETIPPIFATAMRFLLAAPLLAALAKLFKQPLLFPRGKGQWVLIVAMMYFAIPFTLMIYGEQYISSGLASIIFANMPVAVMLMSGLFLGLRLAKHQLFGLVVAVLSLSLILGTEMQLGGTDYVIGSACLGMAVVIHAVMYVLVQKHCKDIQVLTYNALPCFVASILLFFVSFMGESIDYHAFSSESMSAVAYLGFVASVGGIVAYFKLGQVSTPFQASICFLIFPVVALFISAYVNNEVLSVRSLGLLVPLLGGILLTKVPKSAFTWRVTRANRQTTSM is encoded by the coding sequence ATGAACTCAAAATCCGTGTCTTGTCTGCTTTTTATTTCTGTCTGTTTAATTTGGGGAACCACTTGGTTTGCTATGGAAGTTGCACTGGAGACCATCCCTCCTATTTTTGCAACCGCGATGCGTTTCTTGTTGGCTGCTCCGTTATTAGCAGCATTGGCAAAACTGTTTAAACAACCGCTGCTATTTCCAAGAGGCAAGGGGCAATGGGTGCTGATTGTCGCTATGATGTATTTTGCCATTCCATTTACCCTAATGATCTATGGTGAGCAGTACATATCATCGGGTTTGGCGTCGATAATCTTTGCCAACATGCCAGTTGCGGTCATGCTAATGTCTGGTTTGTTTCTCGGACTACGTTTAGCAAAGCATCAGCTATTTGGTCTTGTCGTTGCAGTGTTAAGCTTGTCGCTAATTCTTGGGACTGAGATGCAGTTAGGTGGCACAGATTACGTTATTGGTAGCGCTTGTCTTGGGATGGCTGTGGTAATTCATGCGGTCATGTATGTATTGGTGCAAAAACATTGTAAAGATATTCAAGTGCTCACTTATAATGCGTTGCCATGTTTTGTTGCTTCTATTTTACTGTTTTTTGTCTCTTTCATGGGCGAGAGCATTGATTATCACGCTTTCAGTAGCGAGTCGATGTCAGCAGTTGCTTACTTAGGTTTTGTTGCAAGTGTCGGCGGAATTGTCGCCTACTTTAAGCTAGGGCAGGTATCTACTCCATTTCAAGCATCTATTTGCTTTTTGATTTTCCCTGTTGTGGCTCTGTTTATCTCTGCTTATGTTAATAATGAAGTCTTGTCTGTACGGTCATTGGGACTTTTAGTGCCTTTATTAGGTGGAATCTTATTAACTAAAGTGCCAAAGTCCGCGTTTACATGGAGAGTGACTAGAGCCAATCGTCAAACAACAAGTATGTAG
- a CDS encoding LysR family transcriptional regulator — MVNSKLIALLPDLASFILIVDEGSFTAAAKKLNVTPSALSKLVTRLEQALSVKLFERTTRTLIITPTGQQIYDQAIVMVNAAQQAWELSTTDHTKPTGALTIAAPEAFLNSVLQPFVIPFLQQYPSIQLKLRVADGEIDLLKDGIDVAFKLTDKPDENLVLKEIGKTNLVLCASPEYIEAKGIPVHPTELVNHDCLYLAETATDNIWDFFRDDEFHSVAVSGPYAVNHSQMRLNGVKQALGIGIFHDFVITQAIESREVVPILPDWTIKSNYHGVVAMQYSQTKYMPARLRVFIDYITKALNEKLNPVIPKTTM; from the coding sequence TTGGTTAACTCGAAACTTATTGCACTACTTCCTGATCTGGCTTCATTCATTTTGATTGTTGATGAAGGCAGCTTTACCGCCGCAGCGAAGAAACTCAACGTGACACCATCTGCACTTAGCAAGCTAGTTACGCGACTTGAGCAGGCGCTGTCAGTCAAGCTATTTGAACGTACAACACGAACCTTGATCATTACACCAACAGGTCAACAGATTTATGACCAAGCCATTGTAATGGTTAATGCAGCGCAGCAAGCGTGGGAGCTGTCTACAACTGATCACACAAAACCAACAGGAGCCCTAACGATAGCAGCTCCTGAAGCTTTCCTTAACTCAGTCCTACAGCCTTTTGTTATCCCTTTTCTGCAACAGTATCCAAGCATACAACTTAAGTTACGTGTCGCTGACGGAGAAATCGACCTACTAAAAGATGGTATAGATGTCGCTTTTAAGCTCACTGATAAACCGGATGAAAACTTAGTTCTGAAAGAGATTGGAAAAACTAACCTTGTATTGTGCGCCAGTCCTGAATATATAGAAGCTAAAGGGATACCAGTTCATCCAACAGAGCTAGTTAACCATGATTGCCTGTACCTTGCCGAAACTGCAACTGATAACATCTGGGATTTTTTTAGAGATGATGAATTCCACTCCGTTGCGGTTTCTGGACCCTACGCTGTCAACCACTCACAAATGCGCCTCAACGGTGTAAAGCAAGCACTCGGTATAGGCATATTCCATGATTTTGTGATAACACAAGCCATTGAGTCACGCGAGGTCGTTCCCATCCTGCCAGACTGGACAATCAAAAGTAATTACCATGGCGTTGTCGCAATGCAGTATTCGCAGACAAAGTACATGCCTGCTCGTCTGCGTGTTTTTATCGACTATATCACCAAAGCTTTGAACGAAAAACTGAATCCAGTCATTCCAAAAACTACCATGTAA
- a CDS encoding glycine C-acetyltransferase produces MASGFYDQIKQQIEEVKAEGLYKSERVITSQQQAAVKISTGEEVLNFCANNYLGLANHPELIEAGKAGMDQHGFGMASVRFICGTQDIHKELEQKLSTFLGKEDTILYTSCFDANAGLFETILGKEDAIISDALNHASIIDGVRLCKAMRFRYANNNMQELEEQLIAAKEAGARNILVVTDGVFSMDGVVANLPEICDLAEKYGALTMVDDSHAVGFMGKTGAGTHEYHNVVERIDIITGTLGKAMGGASGGYTSGKKEVIDWLRQRSRPYLFSNSVAPAIVNASIRVLDLLQESGDLRDRLWENAKHFRTRMTEAGFTLAGADHAIIPIMLGDAKVAAEFAERALEKGIYVVGFSFPVVPKGQARIRTQMSAAHSHEQLDRAIDAFIEVGRDMEIIK; encoded by the coding sequence ATGGCTTCTGGATTTTATGATCAAATAAAACAACAGATTGAAGAAGTAAAGGCGGAAGGTCTTTATAAATCAGAACGCGTTATCACCTCTCAGCAACAAGCTGCTGTGAAGATCTCTACTGGTGAAGAAGTATTAAATTTCTGCGCAAATAACTACCTAGGTCTAGCCAATCATCCAGAATTAATTGAAGCTGGTAAAGCGGGTATGGACCAGCATGGTTTTGGTATGGCGTCGGTTCGCTTTATTTGTGGTACTCAAGATATCCATAAAGAGTTAGAGCAGAAGCTTTCAACATTTTTAGGTAAAGAAGATACGATTCTTTACACTTCTTGTTTTGATGCGAATGCGGGATTGTTTGAAACGATTCTTGGTAAAGAAGACGCCATCATTTCTGATGCGTTGAACCACGCTTCTATTATTGACGGCGTTCGTTTGTGTAAAGCCATGCGTTTTCGTTATGCGAACAACAACATGCAAGAGTTAGAAGAGCAGTTGATTGCCGCGAAAGAAGCAGGAGCACGTAACATCCTGGTTGTTACAGATGGTGTATTCTCAATGGATGGTGTAGTGGCGAACTTGCCTGAAATTTGTGATTTGGCTGAGAAGTATGGCGCACTTACTATGGTTGATGACTCTCATGCTGTCGGCTTTATGGGCAAAACCGGAGCTGGAACACACGAATACCACAATGTCGTTGAGCGCATCGATATCATCACAGGTACGCTTGGTAAAGCTATGGGTGGTGCTTCAGGTGGCTATACGTCAGGTAAGAAAGAAGTGATTGATTGGCTACGTCAGCGCTCACGCCCATATCTTTTCTCTAACTCAGTCGCACCAGCGATTGTTAATGCATCAATTCGCGTTCTTGACTTGTTGCAAGAAAGTGGTGACCTTCGCGATCGTCTTTGGGAAAACGCCAAGCACTTCCGTACTCGTATGACTGAAGCTGGTTTTACTTTAGCTGGAGCCGATCACGCTATCATCCCTATTATGCTTGGTGACGCAAAAGTTGCGGCAGAGTTTGCGGAAAGAGCTTTAGAAAAAGGTATTTATGTTGTTGGTTTCTCTTTCCCTGTTGTACCCAAAGGCCAAGCTCGAATCCGAACTCAAATGTCAGCAGCACATTCTCATGAGCAATTAGACCGTGCGATTGATGCTTTCATCGAAGTTGGTCGAGATATGGAGATTATTAAGTAA
- the tdh gene encoding L-threonine 3-dehydrogenase, translating into MKIKALSKLKPEQGIWMTEVDKPQLGHNDILIKIKKTAICGTDVHIYNWDEWSQNTIPVPMVVGHEYVGEVVGIGQEVRGFEIGDRVSGEGHITCGHCRNCRGGRTHLCRNTVGVGVNREGAFAEYLVIPAFNAFKIPDGISDDLASIFDPFGNAVHTALSFDLVGEDVLITGAGPIGIMAAAVAKHVGARHVVITDVNEYRLDLARKMGVTRAVNVANESLEDVMTELGMTEGFDVGLEMSGVQAAFSSMLKTMNHGGRIALLGIPPSDMGIDWNQVIFKGLVIKGIYGREMFETWYKMASLIQSGLDLTPIITHHFKVDDFQKGFDAMRSGQSGKVILDWE; encoded by the coding sequence ATGAAAATCAAAGCCCTGTCGAAGCTGAAACCTGAACAAGGTATATGGATGACTGAAGTGGACAAGCCACAGCTTGGTCACAATGATATCCTAATCAAAATTAAAAAAACCGCTATTTGTGGTACTGATGTCCATATCTACAACTGGGATGAATGGTCGCAAAATACGATTCCTGTTCCTATGGTTGTAGGACATGAATATGTCGGTGAAGTTGTCGGTATCGGCCAAGAGGTTCGGGGCTTTGAAATTGGTGATCGTGTCTCTGGAGAGGGGCACATTACCTGTGGTCATTGTCGCAACTGTCGTGGTGGTCGAACACATTTATGCCGCAATACAGTGGGGGTTGGTGTCAACCGCGAAGGTGCCTTTGCTGAGTACTTGGTTATTCCTGCATTTAATGCGTTTAAGATCCCAGATGGTATTTCCGATGATCTTGCCTCGATTTTTGATCCCTTTGGCAATGCGGTCCACACTGCTTTATCATTTGATCTCGTTGGTGAGGATGTGCTGATAACAGGCGCTGGGCCAATTGGTATTATGGCAGCGGCTGTTGCTAAACATGTTGGCGCTCGCCATGTGGTTATCACAGATGTTAACGAGTACCGCTTGGATCTTGCACGCAAGATGGGTGTGACCCGTGCCGTCAATGTTGCCAATGAAAGTCTAGAAGATGTGATGACAGAATTGGGCATGACTGAAGGTTTCGATGTTGGGCTTGAAATGTCTGGGGTTCAGGCTGCATTTAGCAGTATGTTAAAAACCATGAATCATGGTGGCCGTATCGCGCTTTTAGGAATTCCACCATCAGATATGGGCATTGACTGGAACCAAGTCATCTTTAAAGGTCTGGTCATCAAAGGCATCTATGGTAGAGAGATGTTCGAGACTTGGTACAAGATGGCGTCATTGATTCAATCTGGCCTAGATCTAACGCCAATCATTACGCACCACTTTAAAGTGGATGACTTCCAAAAAGGCTTTGATGCAATGCGCAGTGGACAGTCTGGTAAAGTTATCCTTGATTGGGAATAA
- a CDS encoding carbonic anhydrase: MKKTIMAMSLMMSMCSITQAAEWGYEGKTGPDHWGEFAKGCALGKNQSPIDINDTVEAELESLNIQYKGMVTGLTNNGHTLQAGVTGDNSFILDGVEFNLVQFHFHTPSENHIKGHTYPLEAHFVNADKAGHLAVVSVMYDLGNGKNEEISKLTESMPKLNQTISLKESFPVADMLPKMTKYYRFNGSLTTPPCSEGVRWIVARSPQALTSEQAQQMQKVMGENNRPLQNKNARVVLASD; the protein is encoded by the coding sequence ATCAAGAAGACAATAATGGCAATGAGTCTGATGATGTCAATGTGCAGTATTACCCAAGCTGCAGAGTGGGGATATGAGGGAAAGACTGGTCCTGACCACTGGGGAGAGTTTGCTAAAGGATGTGCACTAGGAAAAAACCAAAGCCCTATTGATATTAATGATACAGTGGAAGCTGAGCTAGAGTCACTAAACATCCAATACAAGGGCATGGTCACAGGCTTGACCAACAATGGTCATACGTTGCAAGCAGGTGTTACGGGTGACAACTCCTTTATACTTGATGGTGTTGAATTTAACTTGGTTCAGTTTCATTTCCATACCCCTTCTGAAAACCATATCAAAGGTCACACTTACCCTCTAGAAGCGCATTTTGTCAATGCTGATAAAGCGGGACATTTAGCTGTTGTATCAGTGATGTATGATCTTGGAAATGGCAAAAATGAAGAGATAAGTAAGCTTACGGAATCGATGCCTAAGTTAAATCAGACTATTTCTTTGAAAGAGTCATTTCCTGTAGCGGATATGCTGCCTAAGATGACCAAATATTATCGTTTTAATGGTTCTCTGACCACCCCTCCTTGCTCAGAAGGTGTACGTTGGATCGTGGCCAGATCGCCACAGGCGTTAACCTCCGAACAAGCCCAACAAATGCAGAAAGTCATGGGTGAAAACAATCGTCCGCTGCAAAATAAAAATGCTCGAGTTGTACTTGCAAGTGATTAA
- a CDS encoding exoribonuclease R translates to MEHDYTLLYLENTSSDELEELSLRIIHRLIDEQSMTELFTFDSEETDSEDKFQQAQFDALLRMSAIALSQLPALFSDSEHSAQNIRRMQRLLLWHFYAVSFKLEQAILLETHCAHVEVLLDEAPSNTIEWVASLTDLLRQYATIASK, encoded by the coding sequence GTGGAACACGATTACACCCTACTTTATTTGGAAAATACTTCCAGCGATGAGCTAGAGGAACTCAGTCTAAGAATCATACATCGACTAATCGATGAACAATCAATGACAGAGCTTTTTACATTTGATAGTGAGGAAACAGATTCTGAAGATAAATTCCAGCAAGCACAGTTTGATGCCCTGCTGAGAATGAGTGCGATCGCATTGAGTCAGTTACCTGCTCTTTTCAGTGATTCTGAACATTCAGCGCAGAACATTCGGCGTATGCAAAGACTGCTTTTGTGGCACTTTTACGCTGTATCTTTCAAACTGGAACAAGCTATTCTACTTGAAACACATTGCGCGCACGTTGAGGTTCTGCTCGATGAAGCCCCAAGCAATACAATAGAATGGGTTGCAAGTTTAACAGACTTGCTTCGGCAATACGCAACGATTGCCAGCAAATAA
- a CDS encoding DM13 domain-containing protein: MKKIGLLFTHLVCGVLGFALGVYALPILIQPDSPSMNSVEMVTNNAIYTATFQRDRKDSDFLHWGEGSVSISDQQIAFVGELTPGPDYKLYLSPNFIETEKEFNEQKHTMAKVGDVKTFDRFALNLPHELDLSQYNTVIVWCETFGEFITSARFK; the protein is encoded by the coding sequence ATGAAAAAAATTGGCTTACTGTTTACACATCTGGTTTGTGGTGTTTTGGGCTTTGCGCTTGGTGTGTATGCTTTACCAATCCTTATCCAGCCAGATTCACCCTCTATGAACTCTGTCGAAATGGTGACTAATAACGCGATTTATACGGCGACTTTTCAGCGTGATCGCAAAGACAGCGACTTTCTGCATTGGGGTGAAGGATCCGTATCGATAAGTGACCAACAAATTGCTTTTGTTGGTGAGCTTACTCCCGGTCCTGACTATAAGCTTTATTTATCCCCTAACTTCATTGAAACAGAAAAGGAATTCAATGAACAAAAGCACACTATGGCAAAAGTCGGAGACGTTAAGACATTTGATAGGTTTGCCCTTAATCTGCCTCATGAATTAGATTTGTCTCAATACAATACAGTTATAGTCTGGTGTGAGACTTTTGGCGAATTTATTACCTCTGCGCGTTTTAAGTAG
- a CDS encoding mechanosensitive ion channel family protein: MNHLYLVIDFLLTHKFIFTLLIIGLITIVRKIVLSKIRGDVAFITEKQRSWMSRTKNGTFTVTLILLFILWKSEINEFALSVTAIAVAIVVASKEIILCFTGSIQRASSRSFRIGDWIEVGKLCGEVIEHNMMATVIQEIDLHHGQYHYTGKTATLPNSMFFTYPVKNLNFMKRYVYHNFSIVVAEFVNLYPLLPIMVNKIDEHCHYFSDVAVRYNSMIEKHAGVDLPGAEPHIHISSAPTGEQVVHFMLFCPTEKATHLEQDIRKDFMALYEETFKSSSEVTS; the protein is encoded by the coding sequence ATGAATCATTTGTATCTTGTAATCGATTTTCTACTGACTCACAAATTTATCTTTACGCTGCTTATTATTGGGCTTATTACGATTGTTCGAAAAATTGTATTATCGAAAATTCGTGGTGATGTAGCGTTTATCACTGAAAAACAGCGCAGCTGGATGTCGAGAACAAAGAACGGGACTTTTACTGTCACTCTCATCCTCTTGTTCATACTATGGAAATCGGAGATCAATGAATTTGCTTTGTCAGTGACAGCTATCGCTGTTGCAATAGTGGTGGCATCAAAAGAGATAATTTTGTGTTTCACGGGCTCTATTCAGCGCGCTAGTTCCCGCTCTTTTCGAATTGGTGATTGGATTGAAGTTGGCAAATTATGTGGTGAAGTTATTGAACACAACATGATGGCAACTGTAATTCAAGAAATTGACTTGCACCATGGTCAATATCATTACACAGGAAAGACAGCAACTCTGCCAAATAGCATGTTTTTCACCTACCCAGTCAAAAATCTCAACTTCATGAAACGCTATGTTTATCATAACTTTTCTATTGTGGTCGCTGAGTTCGTTAATCTTTATCCTCTGTTGCCGATTATGGTTAATAAGATTGATGAGCATTGTCATTATTTCAGTGATGTCGCTGTTCGCTATAATTCCATGATTGAGAAACATGCCGGTGTTGACTTGCCTGGTGCTGAACCTCATATTCATATCAGCAGTGCCCCGACAGGTGAACAAGTTGTTCATTTCATGCTTTTTTGTCCTACGGAGAAAGCAACCCATCTTGAGCAAGACATCAGGAAGGACTTTATGGCCTTGTATGAGGAAACGTTCAAGTCTTCAAGTGAAGTAACGAGTTAA
- a CDS encoding DUF1289 domain-containing protein, translating into MNKVPESPCIRMCCLDEQDICLGCYRSLVEILEWNTYGTQEKLKVMLLCEQRKKTRSNRGKD; encoded by the coding sequence GTGAATAAAGTACCTGAGTCACCGTGTATTCGCATGTGTTGCCTCGATGAACAAGATATATGCCTTGGTTGCTATCGTTCTCTGGTTGAAATTCTTGAATGGAATACCTACGGTACGCAAGAGAAACTCAAAGTTATGTTACTTTGTGAGCAACGTAAAAAGACTAGATCAAATAGGGGTAAGGACTAG